In Dermacentor silvarum isolate Dsil-2018 chromosome 10, BIME_Dsil_1.4, whole genome shotgun sequence, the genomic stretch gtggttgcttgtgttgttgttgttgttgttgttgttgttgttgttgttgttgttgttgttgttgttgttgttgttgttgtgttgttgttgttgttgttgttgtttgttgttgttgttgttgttgtgttgttgttgttgttgttgttgttgttgttgtttcttggTAACCATTATTGTTACTCAAAGAGTTAGCTATTCTACGCAACACGTGACCTCCCCGATACCACCACTTCTCTATATTTCTCTCCGCACTTCTTTTCAGTTCGTTCAAAAGTTGCCAGAAACAAGCGCGTAAATTAGAACATATGAGTAACCTACGCAGGATTCGGTTCATTTGAATTAAAATAGTCATTACTCAACATATTTTAATACACGTCCTGGGAGGTCACTGGATTtgttaagaaaagaaagaaagaaaccattAAACAGTCGTCACCGTTAATACAACGTCGTGTTGCGCTTAACGATAATGgtaaggttcttttttttttttgctgttgctgctgttgctgctgttgatgCTGTTTATGCATAACGAGTGTAGGGCATCTAAATACGAGCGCTGGCTGCCCAGGCGATCTGAAAAGTTGGCCATACGAAAGCACTCCTAAGTGAGAGAATGTGTATGTCAATTTATAGTTATTTTGGAATGTGAAAGGCTCTAATGCAGACATTCATTACATTTCCGCCCTTCCCCAGCGCCTCTGAAAGTGCAACAACCAGCTTCAGAATTCTTAAAGTCGACTCGGCAAACGCAGATATCTCAAATCCGCTTGTGATAAATGACCCTGTCAAAAACAGTACTCATGTCTAGCTATCATGTGGCGCCTCGGGCGTCGACAAGTTACTTTTAATGCGAAAGATTATTTACCTCATAACAAACACTTCGCGATAAGTTTCTGTCTAGCCACGTCTCGGGTCCCttcaataaaaagagaaaaatgtcaagaccctagcacctttttttattactttattaattgtttgctgtttccccgaggcgcgcgcgtgtccaaaagaAATGTTGCGTGAGCGCtgcttgcttgagccgcgcaccatcagaattggagttaagcttcgcctttaagagtagaccgcgatagcattaaagggtCCCCGAGTGCTTCTaacgcttcccagcaactgcagcttatggaaccgtaatgtttaccgagaaacgcttgcggtgaacgctacgcacgaaggcgacctttctggttcattttttttctttccctgcacggccggcgccgccgctgtcgcgtatgcgtggaggcgagcgccatctgatggtgctgcaaggaaccgagcggccgctttgtgattggtagaaacgcggcgcGCGCCACGCTGTGATTGGTAGACAATTTCCACTCACTGTCAACGCCGGCGACCCGCGTAACGGAGCCCTCGGTCAGCAGCGTGGGTAAGAGGGAGAAGGGGGACAGATAGGTGGCAGATATAGGAAGGATGAGAGTGCTCGGAGCTGATAACTCTGCTGGCTCAAGCTGCTCTGCGAACGCTAAACCCGCTCTATAGAAACGCGGAAAGTGACAAATCCCGCTGCGCCAGCCATCATGCGGGTGAGAATGTGACATTTCACCACCTTCGGAATCGGCCCATGTCGTAATAGAACAGGTTGTTACGTTTCTTCGCCGGAATACAACAGATACAACGGAATACAACACGCCATCGTCCTCGAAATACAATCTTCACCGCTGTTAAGCCGTTGTTcgtcgtcacacacacacacacacacacacacaaattgctCGTCTTACATGTACACGTTGCACCATTTGGTAGCACACTGCAGGAACCCAAATGATGATAGATAGCCAGCTAGCTGCaaaatgcttcacataacatTGAATCCCACAGTGCATCGGAtctccatctttctttttctttttcttgctttattcTGCTGGAGAAATTTTTGACGAAAATATACTTTCATTAAGTAGACGCATGTAGAGGCGGCAGCGTGTAATGAAAGATAATGCATATTGCTTTTGTTTTTCGTCGCCAGTATTACTGACTCACTGCTGGggaaaatttttttaatgtgctgAAACCATATCAAAGGTGATTGGCAAAGTAAGCGAAGCTTACTATTCTTTTGGACCTAACAATAGCTGTGCTTGTTTATATGTTCCTTTCTTGTGTAGTTGAAGCGATGTCCTTTTGTGGGGACGTTACGCGGATGTACCTCGCAGTACAAAGCAGGCATGATTGCGAGACGCACTGCTGTGCGCGAACTTAAACGCAAGCGTGTGTTTCGCTTGTGTCGTATTAGACAATGCGCAACGCTGGACGCAACGCTGGACGCAACGCTGGACGCCGCAGGCCTGGGCCGATACCGAAGGCGgtcaggtaccagaaacacttgatcatatatttgcgtttgtcccgcatacgcgcaagaacgacagaaagtGGTCTCTTCCATTGCACATGTCGATAAGAGGCCGCTATTacacgagagagagaaaatgataaattaaaggcggggaggttaaccaggactgatcccggcttgctaccctacacgggggaagggaaaatgggagggaaagattaggagaagaagaggaagtccAGACTAGTTTCTCTTAGGTCCTTGGCTTAACGCAaccagcgcagccctgataacaaGTGCCGCCAtagcctttctacaagccactgggctggacgcacggccttagagatgccacaacgttgtggacttgtatatacgcacctcctcctcatatcatcatcatcattcatcagaCCTTTTCCTCTCCGTCCCTTTTCttgagtagcaggccagagcaagttatagctcaggccgacgtctctgcctttctgtaaataaatttataTCTCTCTTGAAGGCGGTGGAGAGTGACATAGCGTCGCAAAGTGCTGACTGTATCTTAAGGAAATTATTGGTACGATTGTTATTCTTTTCTTGCTGCATGCATCTGTGGCCTAATGGGTAGAACATATATATAGGCTGTTGTGCTGGTGGACCGAAGTTCAAAACCCACCATCGGACACACGTCTCTTTTTTTATTATCGAAGGGTCCTCAAgggcaaaaaatgcttcgcattaagaGTAAATTAGGAGCACAGCATGCGTCAAATAGAAGCAGATAGGCTTTCATAGTTTCCGACAAGCATCTCACTTTGTGTGCTCACGTGTCAATATCGTTGCAAACAGCAGAACGAATCGCAACACTGGTCTTGGCATTACCCTTTCAAGTTGACCAAGGGTCCCCACGTTCTGTAAGGTGCGCGAAGAAAAAAACACCCCGTGTGCCGCTTATTTGTACAGCCTTATAACGAAAATTGTTCACGGATAAAGAAGTCTCACGGGTCACACATTGATATTATGTACATAGGCAGGCACTGTACGGCCACAAGGTCGACGTTCATCGCTGGTCGACAGACGACGGCTCGATTCCCGTGAAAGAACCGCTGCGCTTCGTAGAGAACGGCATCTTGCTAAACGCCGCGAACACGAACGAGTTCCTGGCCCTCGGCTTGGACTCCGGTGCGTTCAACTCTTTCGCACACGAAGCTTCGAGCGGTGGTTCCAACAGGTCTGGCATCGAGTCCGCCTTGGACTTCGCCGCTTCGCTGGAGGAGGCGAACGTTACTTTCTTCTTGGACCTTTGGGAGGCCGGCGTCGACGTCAGGGCGGCAGAGACCACCACTTCAGGCCTAGGTGGCGTCCTGGCCAGAAATGGTCGCCGAAGGCTGTCGTCGGGGCTGCCCACGTCGTTGACAAGGCACTCCAGGAATGTCGCGTCGTCTGCAAGGGAAGTGAGAGGGTGCTCCTGTTCACGATGCACACATCAAACCGAGGGATGTTAAGTGGTGCGTTGAAATAAGGTGCATacatatcttttcttttttttttctttttttaaacaacCGTAAAGCGTCCGATCGTCTACCTTATGTAAGACAGCAAAAAGAGAGAAGGTTCCTTCAACATATGCGCGTGCACACGGAAAGTGTCCTGTAGTGAAAGGCGATCTCAGAAACCGGTTGATTTCGTGCGCGCATCTATAAAACCGAGGACAACGAACCTATTTCGAAGGAAGAGAGTGACTTCTCTGGTGAGCCCGGCTGCGCTCGGTCGAACCAGTTGCTGTAGCCGCTGTTCCATCTCATGAAGCTCGGCGGTGTGATGTCGCAGGCAGGCGACGTTGCCGGCCTCGTTCTCCTGGTCTGAAAGACAGAGAGGGGCGAAAAACGTGAAAGATCGATGTAATAAATGTTTGAGTACGAGTGAAAtcggaaaaaaagttgcagtggcttagctcggctatgccaggatatacgtagcgttagcaaaggttcagctgattattcttagctttcctggttgtctcctacgctcaaccgctaattgccaggcaactacttcgggatccgatgagtcaagcttctccgttcttctgcgctgttgagcagcatttgcgctctccttctccatggctataccacactggcaaacgccagtcagaagcgcagcggctccagcgcagtgtcagacggcgactgcacagcgagcgcgcgccggcgccagtgcgtctaccacggctacgacgtcactcctctggaatgcgcagaccggcggcggagtgcgcgagaggtgccggctccggtggctccggtgcgcaagccgtgtgacatcactgatccttgcgcatgcgcagcacgg encodes the following:
- the LOC119431230 gene encoding uncharacterized protein LOC119431230, producing MPFESLHHQSAGVRRKRLLQRPTLRLGQPREDMSTAKTRRTRPATSPACDITPPSFMRWNSGYSNWFDRAQPGSPEKSLSSFEIDDATFLECLVNDVGSPDDSLRRPFLARTPPRPEVVVSAALTSTPASQRSKKKVTFASSSEAAKSKADSMPDLLEPPLEASCAKELNAPESKPRARNSFVFAAFSKMPFSTKRSGSFTGIEPSSVDQR